CCTGGATGAGGCCCTCACCGAGTCCAGCAGCCTGCACGGGGTGTTGATGGACGTGTTCGGCGTGGGCATCTTGCTGCTGGGCAAGAGCGGCATCGGCAAGAGCGAGATTGCCCTGGACCTGGTGATGCGGGCCCACCGCCTGGTCGCGGACGACATCGTGGACGTCACCCGCCGCAAGGGGGCCGTCTACGGCGCTGGCAACCCGGTCATCAAGCACCACATGGAGATTCGCGGCCTGGGCATCATCAACATCAAGGACCTGTTCGGAGTGGCCGCCATCCGCGAACAGAAGAAAATCGAGCTGGTCATCGAGCTCCAGGAGTGGGACCCCCACCAGGAGTATGATCGGCTGGGCGTGGAGGACAAGCACCTGCAGATTGTGGGGGTGGACATCCCCCTGTCGGTGGTGCCCGTTCGTCCGGGCCGCAACATGGCGACCATCATCGAGGTCGCCGCGCGTAATCAGTTGCTAAAGCTACAGGGCCACCACTCGGCGAGAGAGTTCGCCGAGCGACTCAACCGGGCCATCGCCGAAGGGGCGATGCGCCGTACCCTGGGAGAAGAGGTCGAGTGACCGCCCCCGCGAAACAAATCGTCATCATCACCGGCATGTCCGGGTCCGGTAAGTCCACCGCCATCCGCGCGTTGGAGGATTCGGGCTTCTTCTGTATCGACAACCTGCCGGTGTTGCTCTTGCCCAAGCTCACGGAGCTGGCGGGCGGCGGCCACTTCGAGCGCATGGCGCTGGTGGTGGACGTCCGCGAAGGCGTCTTCCTCAAGGACGCGCCCCGCATCCTCGCGGAGGTCCGCCGCGCCGGGCACCAGGTGGAAGTGCTCTTCCTGGACTCCAGCGACGACAGCCTCATCCGCCGCTTCAGCGAGACGCGCCGCCGCCACCCGCTGGCGCCCAACGGCACCGTCGCCGAGGGCATCAAGGCGGAGCGCCAGGCGCTGCGTGACTTGCGCGAGCTGGCCGACCAGGTCATCGACTCGTCCACGCTGAACGTGCATGACTTGAAGCGCATGGTGCAGGCGCGCTTCAGCCCGGAGCCCGCCGCGGGCCCCAGCCTGTCCATCATGTCGTTTGGCTACCGCTACGGCGTGCCGCCCCAGGCGGACCTCGTCCTGGACGTGCGCTTCCTGCCCAATCCGTACTTCGTCCCGGAGCTGAAGGGGCTCACGGGCAAGGTGCCGAAGGTGGCGGCCTACGTGCTGGAGCGTGAGGAGACACAGCAGTTCCTCGAGAAGGTCGTGGACCTCTGCCGCTTCCTCTTCCCTCGCTACCAGAAGGAGGGGAAGGCGTACCTCACCGTGGCCCTGGGCTGCACCGGCGGCAAGCACCGCTCCGTCGCCATCGCCGCCGAGCTCACCCGGCGCCTGACGGACGAAGACACCCGCGTCCAGCTCTGGGACCGGGACATCGAGAAGGAATAGCGCCGCCAAATTGCAATGTAATTGTGTTGCAGTTTGCTCCAGTTGAAGGTGGGACAAGGACTCTGTCAGCTTTTGGAGAGGTGGGGATGAGTCCCCATCCTCTCCGTCCTGGAGTCCCGACATGCGAGTCTTCAAGTCCGCCGTCTGGTGTTGTGCCGCCGTGTCCCTGGCCGCTTGTGGCGCCCCCGAAGAGGCCCCCGCGCAGGAGGCGCTGGCGCAGCAAGAGGCCGCGCTGGTGACCGGCACCACGCAGGGCTGCACGTACACCATCTCCTCCGTGCCGGTGCCCGGCTCCATGCCTCCGAGCCTGGACATCGTCGTGACGCGCGCGGCGTCCGGCACGTGCGCCCATGGCGCGGGCAGCGTGACGCTGGGGCGGTCCTACAACACCCCGTACCTCGCGCTCCTGGCCAACAGCTACGGCGTGGCCACGGCCTTCTCGTACAAGCCCACGCCCAGTGGCAGCTCGATGAATCGCTGTCAGGTGAACCACATCGACCCGGCGACGCTCGGCATGGTCCGCTCGCATGACATCGTCGTCATGTACGGGACGAACCATGTGAACTCCTGCGCGCTAGACCAGACGGACGGCGGCGCGACGCTGGTCGTCTACGGGACGAAGGGTGGCCCGCTGCCGGGTGAGGTCGGCAACCGCCCCAACTACGTGGCGACGTATTACGACTTCTTCACCAGCACCACGCCGCCTGTCTATTACACCTACTGAGACAGGCTCCGGGCGCGCGCCTCAGCTCGACTCGCCCAGGCTGAGGCGCTTGCTGCCCACGCCGTTCTTGTCCGCGAAGGACGCGGTGCGCTCGCGGTTGAGGTGAGCCAGGGCGTCACGCTCCTTCTGTCCGCCCACGTCCGGGCGGTTCTCCAGCGCGAAGATGCCGCCGCTGCCGTGGTGCTCCTTGCCGGCCTGGACCGCGCTCTCCAAGTCCCTGGCGGACACCCAGTACTCGCCATTGACGGGGTCCTTCACGCGGAACAGGTCGTCCGACGTGTCGGCCGTCCCGTTGCTGTTGACGCCGTCGATGGTGACCCAGTGGAGCTGGCCCGGCCCGTTGCGCCGTTGCTCGGGTGCGAGCGCGCCGTTGAGGATGGCATTGGCGTCCACGAGCGCCAGGCCGAACTGACCGGCCTTCATCACCTTGCTCATCGCCGCCGCGTCGAAGTCGGCGAAGCCGTCCGTGACTTCGATGCCCAGGCCCCCCAGCGCGGTCGCCATCTCCGTGGGCGTGGCGCCATCATCCAGGTTGACGTCCACCGGGGCGTGGACGGACCGGGCGCGGCTGACCTGCGACGCGCGCTCGCGGACCGTCGCTCGCTCCTGCTTCTCGCACAGGCTGCCCTTCGTCACGCTGCGGCTCGCCCGGCTCAGGAAGGCCAGCGTCGCCTCGCCGCAGCCCGTGTCCGAGCTCTGCGCGATGACCGACGCGGTGGGCGCCCAGCCCTTGTCGGCCTGCGCCTGCGCCGCTTCATTCTCGGGTGCCAGGTCTCGCAGGAAGGGAAGCTCGCTGGTCCCCGTGGCGTCCGGCACCGACAGCCGCGGCACGCCCTTGGCCGCGGGCTTCGTGTCCTGGAAGGTGTCCCGCTCCAGACGAGGCATCGCCGGGGCGGGGCTGCTCACCGGCCTGGCGGGTGACGTCTCCATGGGCGTCCTGGCGTCCTTCAACACGGCCGGATGGATGGGCTTGGACAGGGCCTGCGGCGCTGAGTTGAACATGGTGGTGACAATCCTGGTCACGGCGGACCCTCCCTGACTTCCTTCGCCTGTTCGCATTATCGGCGGCATGTGTGTGTTGTTGCGCGTGAATCCTTCATGGGCGCAGGGAGTCGCTCGCTTCCCGGTACACTTGCGTCATGGCCAACACCGATGACCGGGGCTCGGGTGCTGATGATTCGCCAGAGCTGTCCACGCAGGTCGTGTCAGCGGATGTGCAGGGGACGCCGCATGCGGCGGAGTCTTCCTCCGCGCGCGACGCGCCTGGGGAGTGGCGTTCGCGGAGCCCGCTGGGCCAGCGGGTGGGGCGCTTCATCCCGTTGAAGCTGCTGGGGCAGGGCGGCATGGGTGCGGTGTTCGCGGCCTATGACCCGGACCTGGAC
This genomic stretch from Myxococcus virescens harbors:
- the rapZ gene encoding RNase adapter RapZ produces the protein MTAPAKQIVIITGMSGSGKSTAIRALEDSGFFCIDNLPVLLLPKLTELAGGGHFERMALVVDVREGVFLKDAPRILAEVRRAGHQVEVLFLDSSDDSLIRRFSETRRRHPLAPNGTVAEGIKAERQALRDLRELADQVIDSSTLNVHDLKRMVQARFSPEPAAGPSLSIMSFGYRYGVPPQADLVLDVRFLPNPYFVPELKGLTGKVPKVAAYVLEREETQQFLEKVVDLCRFLFPRYQKEGKAYLTVALGCTGGKHRSVAIAAELTRRLTDEDTRVQLWDRDIEKE
- the hprK gene encoding HPr(Ser) kinase/phosphatase, translating into MKSIRISQLLEDRDYDMRLILVAGGGGLSRIVVSSRIQKPGLALAGFTEHLHPHRVQVFGNTEISYLATLPEERQRASLAQLFGEEELACVVVTKDLDIPQALVSACEGAGLALMKTPLLSSEFIMRVQTFLDEALTESSSLHGVLMDVFGVGILLLGKSGIGKSEIALDLVMRAHRLVADDIVDVTRRKGAVYGAGNPVIKHHMEIRGLGIINIKDLFGVAAIREQKKIELVIELQEWDPHQEYDRLGVEDKHLQIVGVDIPLSVVPVRPGRNMATIIEVAARNQLLKLQGHHSAREFAERLNRAIAEGAMRRTLGEEVE